The Humulus lupulus chromosome 3, drHumLupu1.1, whole genome shotgun sequence genome window below encodes:
- the LOC133824273 gene encoding uncharacterized protein LOC133824273, which yields MADETKETEPKINETEIKDLSSNPSTLKPWEQHGGVINLPRFDYNAPSSLLQYSHTGFLITCTIKREKSATKEAMSILGKYFTGSSNENSNISDEASNSKKRKTCTEDLDNECNNDEESKEAANFSENKSGSSVLSTKNDTIEERNHVLSLVKLTGSGLLLFTFTKGTSFDPVQIVSNIIESRDSASSSSPQWCHRIFPIQATCSLNEKELHTLVSKLVLDFVNDKQKKLAKPLKFAVGYNRRGTEEAEMKVPKDTSTVSTGCNLLDRNNCFSIVAAAVKEVVPDSVVDLRSPELSVLVELLPLSRVRNGSLVVAVSVLPQNLVSTKPRLCIKALVSNVKVKGAKH from the exons ATGGCCGACGAAACGAAAGAAACAGAGCCTAAAATAAATGAAACTGAGATTAAGGATTTGAGCTCCAATCCCTCAACCTTGAAGCCATGGGAGCAGCATGGGGGAGTCATAAACTTACCTCGTTTCGACTATAACGcgccttcttctcttcttcaatacTCTCATACCGGCTTCCTCATCACCTGCACTATCA AGAGGGAGAAAAGCGCAACGAAAGAAGCAATGTCTATCCTTGGGAAG TATTTTACTGGTAGCAGTAATGAAAATTCCAATATCTCTGATGAAGCTTCTAATTCTAAGAAAAGGAAAACATGTACAGAGGACTTAGATAATGAATGCAACAATGACGAGGAAAGCAAAGAAGCTGCTAATTTTTCCGAGAACAAATCTG GTAGCTCTGTGTTGTCCACAAAGAATGATACAATTGAAGAGAGAAATCACGTTCTTTCACTAGTTAAGCTGACAGGGAGCGGTTTGCTTCTATTTACCTTCACCAAAGGCACTTCTTTTGATCCTGTACAAATTGTGTCAAATATTATTGAGTCCCGGGATTCTGCAAGTTCTAGTTCACCCCA GTGGTGTCATCGCATCTTTCCTATCCAAGCTACTTGTAGTTTGAATGAGAAGGAACTACATACACTTGTATCAAAGCTTGTTCTTGATTTCGTGAATGATAAACAAAAGAAACTGGCAAAGCCTTTAAAG TTTGCAGTTGGATACAACAGAAGAGGAACTGAAGAGGCCGAGATGAAGGTTCCAAAAGATACTTCAACTGTCTCAACCGGATGTAACTTGTTGGATCGTAACAACTGCTTCTCAATTGTGGCTGCTGCAGTTAAAGAAGTTGTGCCAGATTCAGTAGTGGATCTTCGGTCTCCAGAG CTTTCTGTTCTTGTTGAGCTACTTCCCCTCTCTAGGGTACGGAACGGATCATTAGTAGTTGCTGTATCAGTTCTCCCACAAAATCTAGTCAGCACAAAACCACGGCTGTGCATCAAGGCTCTGGTTTCAAATGTCAAAGTGAAGGGCGCAAAGCATTAA